The Syngnathus typhle isolate RoL2023-S1 ecotype Sweden linkage group LG3, RoL_Styp_1.0, whole genome shotgun sequence genome window below encodes:
- the LOC133151333 gene encoding protein PERCC1, protein MMATGVMRNLHLRVPSPVYFPLEEEEEEERWSTDEDEDETLSEPRVLSDPQDATERLLRFAEVISRDVRRYFGRDVYDEGAASDDINGGGPRYDEPLRPLVSAREEHPSSEHPSSELGPLAELFESRGKGQGRPMNARHLPLSFWNEPDPPELHDGDTHMNFSLHTLENSQPDFSDLLANWDPNPDDTDVLH, encoded by the coding sequence ATGATGGCGACGGGCGTCATGCGCAACTTGCACCTCCGGGTGCCGTCCCCAGTCTATTTCCCtctggaggaggaagaagaggaggagaggtggtccacagatgaagatgaagacgagACGCTTTCGGAGCCCCGGGTCTTGTCAGACCCGCAGGACGCGACCGAGCGTCTGCTGAGGTTCGCCGAGGTCATCAGCCGCGACGTCCGCCGCTATTTCGGCCGGGATGTCTACGACGAGGGCGCCGCTTCCGACGACATCAACGGGGGGGGTCCCCGTTACGACGAGCCGCTGAGGCCGCTCGTATCGGCACGCGAGGAGCACCCCTCCTCGGAGCACCCCTCCTCGGAGCTGGGCCCCCTTGCTGAGCTGTTTGAGTCCCGGGGCAAAGGCCAGGGCCGCCCCATGAACGCAAGGCACCTGCCGCTCAGTTTCTGGAATGAGCCGGACCCTCCGGAGCTTCACGATGGGGACACCCACATGAATTTCAGCCTGCACACCCTGGAAAACTCCCAACCGGACTTTAGTGACCTGCTTGCCAATTGGGACCCCAACCCGGACGACACGGATGTGCTGCATTGA